The Toxotes jaculatrix isolate fToxJac2 chromosome 6, fToxJac2.pri, whole genome shotgun sequence genomic interval aatgtggaaaaaaaatttggatcaCTGTGAAGTCGCAAATGTCTCCAACCACGAGCCATTTTTCCAAAAGTTTGTGAACCTGTCTCACGATCCCTTCCTCCCAGAAGTAACCCAGACACCGTGCAGCAACAGCAGGCCGTGTCCTGACGGAGGTCCTTGTTTGGAGTACGGGGGAACCTACCTGTGTACATGTCAGACCAGTGGAGCAGAACTAGATCATAAGGACTTCTACCCCTATGGTAAGAGCCTCAGGCACCAACCCAACAACAGGGCAGTTTGCAGCTATGTGTCACTGCATGAGCGGCTGGTTACTATGGAGACAAACACGTTTTTAAACACGCTGGTCCTGACAAGTGTCATTTTCTGCTTAAAAAGCTATGGTCACATTTGCAGTTTACATTTATGATGTGGGAAGAAATTTCGGaatgatttctgtttctgttgaatGCTCGTGAGAGATTTCTACTTGATCCAATCATAAAATGGCAAATAATGTGTCTTTTAAAGGTTGGACCAAGCCCACATGCTTGAATAAAATTTAGGAGGTCTACCAGTGCAATGGAACACAGTCAAGTCtcggtgtgtgtttttcagtacAGCCCCGATCGGTCTGCGACTCCTCTCCGTGTCTGAATGGGGGCTACTGCTACGAGCGGGACGGAGGCTACACCTGCGAATGCAAATACGGATACTGGGGGAAGCACTGTGAGAAAGGTAGCATAATTAATAAAGACCCTAGAAGAATATCTTCACATAAACTTATTAGGTATCATTATCAGATCATCCCTCAGATTTGTGGGTTATTACTCAAACCCAGCTTTAATGCAACAGGAAGCGCCATTACTCGCAACACTGTTCCATTCCATTCAGAAAGGCTCATGATAATTTGTACTTATGACTGAGTGACGAGCTATTTTCCTGAATTATGACTTGAACTGCAATGTACTGgaacagatttattttgtgtgattaAAAGCTTGAGCGGTCTCTCCTTCAACGATTCCCCCTCTCCTCGTCTCTTTCCAGTTAGACTCAATACCTGTGCTTCTGGTCCCTGTCGCAATGGAGGCTCCTGTAAGGAGGAGGCCGGGAGCtacagatgtgtgtgtccttaCAGATTCACTGGAAAACACTGTGAAGTCGGTGAGTGTCAGCGTCAAGTGATATTCACAGGAAccagtgtgtacacacacaaactctctctctctctctcacacacacacatctatatatatatatatatgtttattttattatttatttttttaatcttgtctTGTTGAGATTTTTGGGCTACATAATTACTATTATgattcatgtatgtgtgtatgttttcaggAAAACCAGACCCCTGTGCCTCCAGTCCCTGTCGAAATGGGGGAACGTGTTTTCACTACATAGGAAAGTATAAATGTGAATGCACTGAGGCCTTCAGCGGCAGACACTGTGAAATAAGCAGGAGCTCAGTACAAACCTCTGCAGGTAAGCAGACTGTGTGTCACCACACAATAATGTCCAAGTCTCACTGTGATGCTGAGCTCTGTACGATGTTGACTTTAAGAGACTGATGCAAGCGGGGAATATCCTGAGCTGTTAAGTGTAGAGATACCGGCTTTCCATCTGAAGATAAACTTAGCAGTGTTGCTGCACTGGAGGCTCCACATACACAGATATAGAACGGCCGCATAAACTATATAAAATAAGACCTGATGATTCATGTCTACACACTCTAACAGCATGCTGGAGGTAATTTTAGGAGGACAAAAACAGAGCGCCTGAATGGAAAACACCTCTGTTGCCATCAGAATGTCCTGGATGAGCTCCTTTAAGCCCCAGTGTTTGTGGGCTTGTGTTACTATGCAGCCATGCTGACATTATCTGCGTGTTTGTATTCATTTCAGGGCTGAGCTGTGGGCAGCCCCCACAAGTGAAGCACGCTGAAGTCCAGTTCTCCTCAACAACACCAGGCTCCATGGCTGTGTATATATGCCACTCAGGCTTCACGTCTGTGCCCAGAGCCACCCAGAGCATCTGTGGTATTCAGGGAGACTGGAGCCAGCCACCCGTTTGTGAGGGTCTGTAACACAccaacacatggacacacactcagcaacaaaaacagtatTTACACTCAGCAAACACGATTACAGTCATTACAGTTTATACTCTAAAATACAGGCTGGtgtagattttctttttgtttcgtATCATCGCAGACATCAATGAGTGCCTGTCACAGCCTTGCCTCAGTCGTGGTACGTGTCATAACCAGGTCGGATCCTACCAGTGTGAGTGTAATGATGGCTTCGGTGGAAGCCGCTGTCAAACAGGTACAGCCTAATAAAACTTTTCTAATGCTGAAATTCAACATATCTGCACACATGTTGTATGTagtacatgtgtacatgtgccTTTCATCTCTCAAGACATGAATGAGTGTCTGTCGGAACCCTGCAAGTACGGGGGCACGTGTGAGGACCGGCCTGGCTCCTACGTGTGCCACTGTCCACAGGGCTTCAGAGGGCAGAACTGTGAGATAGGTACACTTCTTAACCTCttacatcattttttaaagcttatatatatatattgaacACACAGATTATACAGGACAATAATCAAATTCTGCTCTGATTATATGTGTGCAGAGCAGGACGCGTGTGAATCCAACCCCTGTCTGAATGGAGGTGTGTGTCGGGGTTACAGAAGGCattatgtgtgcgtgtgcaaagCTGGATTTTTCGGGGACCAGTGCCAGATGTGTAAGTGGCTTCAGACTGTTTCACATGTCTGTTTTGTTGATGATATAAGCAAATATCACACAAACTTTATGAAGCGCCAGCAGCTGTGCATGAACCATGTTGTGTATCTTTGTCACCCCCCAGTGGAAGACCCGTGTGTACTGCAACTTTGTGGAAATCGTGGCGTCTGCAGGACTGACAGGAAGGGAAACTACAACTGTGTTTGCAAAACAGGTCACACAGGAAAGGACTGTGAGAAGGGTCAGTTAAGAGTCACACCTCACTGCATCAGCCTCCAGCTCAGTCAGCGTGTCACTTATCAGCCCCTGCTCTGTAGCTCATCCTCTCTATTTCAAAGACAACTCTGTAATGGTTTGGATTAGACATGTAATGTTCCCACTGTTTCCAGACCTGTTGCCACCCTCTGGTCTCCACGTGCTGCGTGTGGAGGAGAACGAGGTGGAGCTGCGCTGGGATGAGCCGGAGCCCTCTCAGAGCCTGATCAGCGGGTTCGCTGTCTCCTATGCTCCCCTGGGCCAGAGCGATCCCAAAACAGATTACCTGGACAGGCAGCAGTCCTCCCATGTTATGCGAGGCCTGGTGCCTGGCATGCTGTACAACATCTCCACCTTCTCCATCAAACACAGCACCAACAGAAAAGACTCCAGCCAGCCTGCCACCGCACTAATACGCACCAGTGAGCACATTCTTTGATGCAGTAGTTGTAAGAGGACGTTTGTTAAAcgtgttcctctctgtgtattCATATGGGTTTGGACACGTGTGAAttttcatgtgtaaatgtgtgtttttgtgcaggacCTCGGCGGGTGGAGCAGTTGCAGGTGGTCAATGTGTCCTCGTCTCAGGTTTGGCTGAGTTGGATGGTTCGGGCAGCTCGTCACGCAGCAGTCAGCAGGGTGCACGTGTCTTTATTGCCTTCAGATGGGAGTGAGGCTCGCACTGCAGTGCTCAACACGAGCACCACAGAGTACACCTTCAGGTCAGGTTCATGAACTTTgcttcaaaaaaacaaagataaccCATAATGTTACATTACTTGTGTAATGCTGGAGCTCTGTGGTGCTGTTGTGGTTCTGCACTTTGAATCGCTTTGGATAAAATACCCTGCAACCACCAGAGGGCGCCATTTCATCACTCTTACAACAGTCTCGTGCTTTGCTCACTGTGCTGTCgcctctgtctgtttcccaGTTCCCTGGTTCCTGGTCAGATGTACACAGTGGATGTGCTGACTCAGAGTGGAATCCGACCAGATGAGTTTCCCTCCACCAGCCACTCAGCTGGACCCCTGAAATTCTGGACAAGTAGGCTACTTCACCATTTAGCTGTCAGTGCAGCTGTATGTATTAGTTTGAAGGGATTAGAGTGATACTAACACAGCACAGATCACCTGACACGTCTCTGCACACCACAACAGAATGAGTGTATTACAGTGGATGTATAGAATTAACTTTacctctttttctgttgtggAAAATCACCACAATTTTGTgattaatatttaacaaaaaaattctgtctgtttttgcacTACAAAACATATACACTCAGTGTGTAATGGGTTGATTAATGCTATGTATGCCACTGTAACCCATTAATAACAAATATAAAGGAATAAGCAGGAATGAATATTAAGAAAATCCAAATTTTGAACACATTTTGCCAGAGAGAACGTTTATCACCCTGAACAAAATGTCACCCTAACCTGACCAGACACAGAAATCCGTTCATTCtcagcagaggacagaaagtGTCGACTGTAATGTGGAATAAGACTGAGAACgaaacatattttatattcGACTGTCTGCCAGGCTGTAAATGACGACAGTTTAACTGAGCTCAGATTTTGTTTAAGGCTATCAGTGGTGTATGACAGTGTTCTGTGTTTAATATGTTTAGTTTATATCTGATGTcggtttgctgtgttttgtagGGAGGCCCATGAGGCAAtgaagtgttgttttgttttttttggtcaggactgtgtgtgtttttgtaatacCCATTTTTGGCCACAAGAGGCTGAGGTGCACCCCTACcctaatataaatataaataaaactaaaaggactaaaaaaaatctctgcccCTCAGGGCTTCTGTAGTTTTGAAACACATGGCCACGTGCTGCTtgctttaattttgttttcttttgcctGTAATGCAAGTAGTGTCTAGTAAGTCCATGCGAGCTGTGCAACTTTCAGTGTACATGACAACTGaatcaaataatttatttattaatttgtttaGTAAGAACAAAGATGTTCAAAGGGAGAATATTTTTATAGCTAGTAGAGCTGTGCATGTAGCTCCGTGCTGTGAGGCTTGACAGACAGAAGCTGGTTAGCAGGTTCAGCTCACACATCATTTTAAACCACAGCAAACAAAAggacaaattaaaactgagaatcaatgaaaataaaatagttaGGTTAAACATCAactaaacaaagcaaaaaaaaaacaaaacaactttttcATTGTCTCTGTGTAACAATCACACCATCTACATGTGCTTCCCTCAGGGCCTCTCCCCCCACAgaacctctctctgtcacacttgACCACTAACTCAGCACTGATCACCTGGAGCCGCCACCCGAGAAGTGTCCCAGATGGCTTTGTGGTCAACGTCACCCGAGGGTTGAATACCAGGAGTCGCTTCCTGCCCAATGGGAAGTTAGGATCATATACCCTCCGTGAACTGACGCCCGGACAGCACTACTATGTGGCTCTCACGTCCATCAGAAACACAGGGCAGGAACAGATCCACAGCATACCTCAGCACTTAGCCTTCACTacctgtgagtgtctgtgaccGTTTCTCATATTTCCATCTACTTTACAATGTGCCGttagtttttttgttgaatCTTTAGAATCTAACTTTACTGAATCACTGATGTCGTTATGAATGGGtgatttttgtgtgttcatttcatttgatgcaGTGCCAATGGGGGCCAGATCACCAAGAAGAGAGAGACCAACAGCGACTGGACAGGGGACTCAGGTGGGACGCACACCTCCCCCATCTCAGCCTCAGGACCTGGGAGGCACAGCGGAAACAGAGAACTCAGAAGAACCGCGCAGGTGCTTCTGCTTATTAAAACAGTCATGGAAACATTATACTGTACAAAGATAAGAGTTTGTTTCCATCTCACAATTCAACTGATGCTAAGAAGCTAgggtttctctctgtgttacaGATACACAGAACTCATTGACAGGAGGGGGAAGATAACAGCCAAGTTCCCTCACTTACCCCGAAAAGCCATTCGACATCGTAAGAGTAAGTACAAGCAGAAGCAAACGTGGTAAACATTTAGTTGCAAGTCACTAATATAACATTGTTTGACAAAACTTCTGAAACCTTTGTGTTCTGTATTTCACGCTAAATGGAACACTGTCACGTTAAGATACCAATAAAATTTTTTACCAATAATTTATTTTGCTTCTAAACAGGAAACCATTAAATTCCCTGATACACCACCACATTGAAACTGCTCCGATTTGCTGAAGGTGTCCAAACAATGAAAGAgttattttctttgcttgtcttgtTGCAGATTGAAGATGTTAGGTCATGGTCCTATAACCATATCTTCCTAACTAAGGCCTGTCTGGAAGACATATAGGCGGACCTCTAATGTAAACTGGactctctgctgtcacacaaacagaacCAGTTTATCTGACACGTGTTGTCCACTTTATCTAGCAGCTTTTGATAAAAGAAGACGagtcagaaaacaaagactttCAGGaataatcttttttctttctctcagtttttatatgattgtttttttgtaatgtagttttacttttttctaaATGAGTGCTTCCCAGTGCAGATGTTTGTAGCCTATGgtctaaacagaaaaactgttttacagATGTTATCGTGTGCTATAGGGAATAAAACTTCCTTTCGAGGATTGTTCTGCCCTGTTTAACAATGTTACAGCCGTGATGTCATAATCTGATTTTGGCCATATTGTTAAATCAGtaatgttgtgtttcagtgctcCAGGCTGGGGAACATACACAAAACCTTTAAAGTGTTTCGTTTACCATAAACATACCAGTTTAACTGGAGTCAAACTGCACTCGTCCATTTTGGATCTTTTTATGACAGGAAATGTTTTTGCCTTGCAGAACCTGACCCTCCGATTAGATTAGAGAAGAtggaagaaacaacaaacaaaatcagccTCGCACTAGAGATTCAAGAAGAAGGTTTAAGTACGAAGCCTGGTAGGTGTTCTGCTGTTTGCTCCAATACATGTCACATCTGCCCGTGTACGCCGTCCCAGCTGATGTGTCGCATGTTTATGAGTTTTGTGATTGAGATGTCGGTGAGGATATacttgaaagagagagatgtagCATTCAGGAAATCAGGCTGGTAAAAAGAGGGGAAGTGGTGTTAGAGTTGGAGGCTATCAACACACGGTGTAAGCTGAAGATAATGTGGAGTAGTGGGGCCTGAAACTCGAGACCCGTACTCCTTCTATTCTATGGATGTTAATGGCAGCTGTTGTCTTTTAGAGTTGCCTCAGGACTGCCGCAGTCTGCCCTGCCAGAACGGGGGTACATGTGTGTACGGAGGTGACTCCTTCATCTGCGACTGCGCAGTGGGGTTCAAAGGCAGCCAGTGTGAGCTGTGTAAGTGTGATGTCGCTTCCTCTCTCTGCACATACACAGGCCTCTGTTTGGCAAATGAGTAACTGTAATGCACCGTCACTCATCCATCCTTCCACTGGCATGAGCCTGTTCCACCTGGGACTGTGTGAGAGCCAGGGAACAACACGTAAATCTTTTCTGTAAAACAGTAAAGTCTTGTTTATCTTAACGAGATGAAGAATCCAGTCGTGCTACAAGCTGTGAATGGTTAGACAGTAATTAGCCACAGCAGTGCTATAAagtaaatgctaacatcagcatgctaacatgctcacactgacaatgttaacatgctgttgTTTAGCAAGTATAACGTTTACTCAGTCACAGTACagagcacagctgaggctgaaggGGATGTCAGTAGTTGTAAAGGTAATTAGTTATAAACCAGAGTATGagacaaatttatttttttacctaatgagatgaaaagtcagaggatcagtGAAGTGAAGTTAGAAAtctcatggcaatccatcaaagAGTTGCTGAGATATTGTTGTCTGGACCAACCAACACCCAGAGCCACACAGCTTCCATATCAGTCTCCTTAACAGTGGCCCAGTCATAGGAAAGAAACCTGATGTGTGCTGCACACTGGCTGTGTGAGCACTGTGTGATTAGTGACCCGAGCCCTCTGTCACCTTGAGCAGGATAAACGATGTAGAAGACAGTGGATAGTTTAGTGATATTTCGAGTGAACACACATGCTAAGACATTAAATGAACTTGTAGTATTCATGCCTCTGGGATAGGTGCATCCCTGCTTTTCCAAAGAGATTACAGTGAAAGACGTCTGTTCACCAGCTGTCTGAATGCTGTAAGTGTCAGGGCAGGATTTACAGTCCTGTCTATGTGGCTTGtatttctgcttcctctcagtGTAACTGGAGCATCTCAGGGTGTGAACTTGAAGTTTAATATATGTTAGATGTGCATTTCATCATGTAAACTGTCAGAGAGCGCTGAGCTATTCATGGACCTCTGGTTTCCTAAAAGCAGGAAACATGCTCCACTGACAATTGACCCCTCTGACATTTGTATACAGCTTGGTTAACTCTGAGGCTCAGGGGCATGAACGTACAGCATGAATACAGAATCAACAAAGGCACAAAGCACCATGTTATTTACTCTGAGCCACTTTCCTTTTTTCAAGGACCCAGTGTTACATTTAtaactcagtgtttctgttgaatGTTTGGGCGAGGGGGCCGTGTATGAGACAGAGATTATCCGTGGACAatgtccttctctttcctcagtCTGCTTTCATCTCTGTGTCACAGGAAAATCTTCAGCCCCACTGTTGAGGGCTCATCTCATTTTAGATGCAGAAAGCTGTGCCTCTTAAAAATCCTAAAAGGAGCAAAGTGAAGAGAGCTCATAAAGGCAGAAAATGAGTTTGTGAtgctggatgatgatgatgataaatgtAAATAGGTCAAATACTTCTGATAAAGAAAGCGAGAAACTTATTTCTGTGCCAAGATCAAATCCACAAGTCTTTAGACGACTGGACTCTTTCCACATGTAGTCACTAATTTTTAAGATGCAACTTGGATTAAATGTATCTGTGACAGGCCGTAAATGTGAAACTGCTGCTACTGCTTTATATGGCAGACAGCCAGTGGGAATGCATTACCTACAGTGTCCAGTGAAGTTAATGATCATGGAAAACACATGTTTATATGATCAAAGTAAATGATTATATGTCTCCATtattaaagcacagacagaacTCTaacttaaataaaatgtattttttcactCAGCATGAAGATATTAATATGCAAACATCTACACAGTGTAGGAGGCAGCATGTACCAAAGTGTCTTTTATTAAGTCATGTTTTTCATACTAACTGTGGAAAACATTGTCTTCTACACCGATCCTAAACGCTCTTTCTGCGTCCCAAACAgtgaaaaggtgaaaaacacagtgaaatactgGGAAAATTGATTTCAGTAATAATTCcgtgttgatggagctgtgtttgAGGAGACACTGGACATACCCTCACCCCTCTTCACTTCTTTTCTTCACCTAAACATCCAGCGTCAGATTGTTTAAACATTCCTTTCCTAAAACCATCCATCAGCCTCAGAGAAGGGCCCAGCTCCTTCCCACATGACTCCTAAACCTTCCAGCAGACTTTTACTCACTGACAATACTTAAAACATTCATACCTCATGTTGTGTGACTGCTGTTTGCAGCGTGCCAGCGAGTGCCACACCCATGTACCCGTCTCTACTCTGAAACCAAGAGTGTGCCTGTCTGGGAGGACGGAGTGTGCCACTACCTGTAAGTCACGTCGGGCACAGATCTCCTGTTCTGGCCCTGAATATGCTGAAATTGCAAAGCTTAAGTAAAGCAGAGATTACATGAAATCAAATGGATCAGATAGATGAGTATGCTTTTACCTTCGCAGGTACAAAAGAacatataaaatacaacagGACGTCTGTTATCGAGAGATTTGTGAACCCGTGCTTCCCAAGAAAAGTCAGGGTGAGTTCAAAAAGCTGCCTGAACAGTGATAAAGACATTTTTAGCAAATGAACCAATGCAATTCTTTTCACACACTGGTATTAACTTTCTTAACAGTCAGAAGAACAAACAGGCAACAAtaaaggtttgttttcttttacacaaTCAACATCCAACCATGTATATTGACTGTTACTGTGGCAGATCACATGTCCAA includes:
- the sned1 gene encoding sushi, nidogen and EGF-like domain-containing protein 1, with amino-acid sequence MVLVLRALLPCLCTLLSLDLLPGVEPAVPLEDFYPFGQDKGDSQTIAQDDGGSGLVEISVEFPFFGDRHTGLYVNNNGLVSFLREVSQFTPVAFPIAGDRRVVAPFWADVDNRRAGRVFYRESQEPSILSRASGDVRTYFSEFPNFNATWVLISTWHQVTFFGGNSLTPVNTFQVVLITDGELSFTIFQYNNITWTTGMHASSGGNMAGLGGIAAQAGFNAGDGKRYFNIPGSRTADVVNVEGTTNVGYPGRWVFRIDDAHVEVGGCNNSASVCPHLRPCLNGGQCIDDCITGNPSFTCSCLAGFTGRRCQINVDECASYPCQNGGTCKDQINSFICQCPPGYTGILCETDIDECKDRPCFNNALCVQGAGSFTCVCEPGYTGVLCETDINECESQPCLSGGECIDQVANFTCVCPAPFAGMLCETELVALQVNSTEAENQTALCEEEDCKKHQICEYTSDGIHNCTCAPGFYGDKCEEECLCQNGGVCLDINGTCECPSGYTGLYCQFEVTQTPCSNSRPCPDGGPCLEYGGTYLCTCQTSGAELDHKDFYPYVQPRSVCDSSPCLNGGYCYERDGGYTCECKYGYWGKHCEKVRLNTCASGPCRNGGSCKEEAGSYRCVCPYRFTGKHCEVGKPDPCASSPCRNGGTCFHYIGKYKCECTEAFSGRHCEISRSSVQTSAGLSCGQPPQVKHAEVQFSSTTPGSMAVYICHSGFTSVPRATQSICGIQGDWSQPPVCEDINECLSQPCLSRGTCHNQVGSYQCECNDGFGGSRCQTDMNECLSEPCKYGGTCEDRPGSYVCHCPQGFRGQNCEIEQDACESNPCLNGGVCRGYRRHYVCVCKAGFFGDQCQMLEDPCVLQLCGNRGVCRTDRKGNYNCVCKTGHTGKDCEKDLLPPSGLHVLRVEENEVELRWDEPEPSQSLISGFAVSYAPLGQSDPKTDYLDRQQSSHVMRGLVPGMLYNISTFSIKHSTNRKDSSQPATALIRTRPRRVEQLQVVNVSSSQVWLSWMVRAARHAAVSRVHVSLLPSDGSEARTAVLNTSTTEYTFSSLVPGQMYTVDVLTQSGIRPDEFPSTSHSAGPLKFWTRPLPPQNLSLSHLTTNSALITWSRHPRSVPDGFVVNVTRGLNTRSRFLPNGKLGSYTLRELTPGQHYYVALTSIRNTGQEQIHSIPQHLAFTTLPMGARSPRRERPTATGQGTQVGRTPPPSQPQDLGGTAETENSEEPRRYTELIDRRGKITAKFPHLPRKAIRHRKKPDPPIRLEKMEETTNKISLALEIQEEGLSTKPELPQDCRSLPCQNGGTCVYGGDSFICDCAVGFKGSQCELSCQRVPHPCTRLYSETKSVPVWEDGVCHYLYKRTYKIQQDVCYREICEPVLPKKSQVRRTNRQQ